CTTCATCATCTTTCACGAGGAATTCGAGCTGAAACTTCGTACCGCCCTCTTTGCGTGGTTCGAGTGTAAATGTGCCGCCGAGTTGTTTTACAAGGGCCGTGATAATTTTTGTGCCCAGTGATGAAAGCTGGTCGATATCAAAATCTTCCGGTAGTCCATTGCCGTCGTCTTCAATTTTAAACATAACCTGTTCATTCTCACGGTGCAGGCTGGATTTGATCCACCCTTTATCCCGCCCTTTAAATGCGTGCTTATAGGTATTTGTAATCACCTCGTTGATGATAAGTGAACACGGAACAGCCTGGTTGATATTCAGCTCAAATGGCTCGGTTTCAATCTCAATCTCAATATTTTTATCTGCACTAAATGAGCTGTGAATCGCCTTCATCAGTTTATCTACGATGCGGGAAAATTCAAGCCTGGAAAAGCTGCTCGATTCGTATAGTAATTGATGGATGCTCGCCATGGTTTCAACGCGCAGCATACTGTTATTGAGTTTATTGATAACCTCTTCATTCTCTTCATCAAACACCTGCATTTGCAACATACCGGACACCAGTGCGAGGTTATTTTTTACTCTGTGATGAATTTCGGCTAGCAAAATTTCTTTTTCTTCCAGTGATTCCTGCAGCTCATTTTCTGAACGCTTCCGTTCTGTAATATCCCGTCCGATTGCCACCATATGATCATAGTCACCTGCTTTACTTGCAACCGGCACCATCAGCGTCTGCATCCACAGAGTACTGCCATCTTTCCTGTAGTTGATCACTTCCACTTCACAGGATCTCTTTTCGATGATCGCTTCTCTGATCCTCCCTGCATCTCCCGGATCCGTTTTTTCACCGTGCATGAAATCAATAGTTCTGCCAAGCACTTCTTCGGCACTGTAACCGGTCATGCTGCAAAAACCGTCATTCACATACACAATTTTCGCTTCGTGCGTTTTCCCGGATGTATCGATAATCACAACCGATTCTGCTGTATTTGTGATCACCGATTCGAGTAGTTTTCGGTGCTGATCATCCTTAAGCTTTTCTGTAACATCATTAGCGAGTATCAGCCGGGCATCTCTGTTTTTATAGCTGATTTGATTGCAATCCGTCTCCACCGTAATAATATCACCATTTTTTTTCCGGTGTTTTACATAAACCCCATTGCCTGATACACTCTTGCACGCAGCCTCAGTAATCGGCTCAGCATAAATATCTTCAACAGTCATTGCCAGGAACTCATTTTTTGAGTATCCGTAATGTTTTACCGCAGCTTTGTTGACATCCAGGATTTGTTCTGTGTTAGAGTCGATCAGCCACATCGGTTCCGGACTGAGTTCAAAAAGATCCCGGTATTTTTTTTCTGATTCCTTGATCGTCTCCGAAAAATTACTGCGTTTAATACTGTAAATAATGCTTTTGTGCAGCAGTGAGGGGGAGAGTTCATCCTTCAGCAGGTAGTCGGAAATTCCCCTGGCAAGGGAATTCATACTGAAGTTAATATCCGTGTATCCGGTAAGTACAACGATGGGAATATTCCCGGTATGCTGAATTACACTTTCAATCAGGGCTTCGCCACTTTTATCGGGCAATGAGAGGTCCAGCAGAATGCAATCAAAGTTATGAATTTCGGTCTTCTCGAATATTTCTTCAGCCTCTTTATAGGTTGCCGCATGAACAATTGAAGGGAATCGAAACTGCTCGTTCAGATATTCTTCAACCAGCGTGTAGTCTCCCCTGCTATCCTCAATGACAAAAAATGTATATCTCTTTTCACGCTGATCCATAAAAAATAATCCTAACGTCTCGACGGAAGTTTAACAAGCTGTATCCAGAATTTTTCAATTTTGGTTATCGTATTCAAAAAATCGTCTACTTCAACCGGTTTTGTTATATAGCAGTTTGCATGATTTTTGTACGACATTACAATATCCTGTTCTGCAGATGACGTTGTAAGCATCACTACAGGTATGTGTTTTAAATCTTCACTGTTTTTAATGTGGGCCAGTACTTCATGCCCATTTTTTCTTGGAAGATTTACATCGAGTAAAATGAGGTCCGGTTCAGTTACGTCAGCATATTCGTTTTTTCGTTCAAGATAATCGATCGCTTTTTCACCATCTTTCACAGTAGTGATGGTGTTGATCACGCGAGCTTCTTCAAACGCTTCCCTGATTAAAAAAATATCGCCTTCATTATCTTCGACAAGTAAAATGTGTACAGGATCCATACTTCTTCTTCATTCATTTCTATACAACAGTGAAGAGCGGACACACCTTTGTCGGTTATCGGCAATTCACCCGTATTGGTTTAACCTAAAGTTTTGTTCTTTTTTTCTCTAAACCTTAAAGCGGTTAGCAAACGTACCTAAATAAAGCATTTAGCCTGCTATCGTTTGCCGCTTGTTGTACTGCCAAAAGCCATTTCTTTTTTGTACAGCATCAAATACTATTATGGACAATAATTTAATATCGTTTATCAGCAGGAAAAAGGCTACACTCTGCCGGTAATCCGGCGAAAATCTAATGTTTTGAAAACTCAAACATATCCTTTTCTGGAAAACAGATCCGTTCGAAGACCGGTGTAAATTTCAGATGATATCCCGATATTTTTTGCCCTGATACACGTAAATATTCTGCTTGGTTAAGCAGAAAAGCAATGCACGCCATCATTTTACAAGCCCAATATAACAGAGTATTTACGATTCTTTCTTTAGAATTCTATAATTCCGTAAAATCTGTTTTATGCCAAAGGCGATACTTTTTTGCTCTCTTCTGGAAAAGTAAATATGAATGTACTTCCCTCTCCTGGTGTGGAAAATACACGAATTGAACCACCATGCTGGTCTACTATTTTTTTACAGATCGCCAGACCCATACCTGAACCTTTAATTTCGGAATTCGAATGAAGGCGTTTAAACATTAGGAAAATCTGATCCTGATATTCTTCTTCAATTCCGATCCCGTTATCTGAAATTTCAAATTGAACAAATTCTTTTACTTTTTCTGCTGTAATTGTGATTCGGGGTGAACGATCACCGCTATATTTTAATGCGTTTTCAAGAAGGTTTTGAAACAGCATTTTTACCGCAACCGTTACCCCGGTAATTTTCGGCAGATCGCCCTTTTCGATTTTCGCATTTTTTTCTTCCATTACCGGCCTGAGGTACTCGATTACTTGGAGTACCAGTTGATTTGTATCAATTTGGTCCAGTTCACTGTATTTACGGCCGATCCGTGAGTACTCCAGCAATTCATCAATCATAGCACTCATTCTGTTGGCACCGTCTACTGCAAAATGAATATATTTTTTTGCTTTATCGTCCAGTCGTTCGGAGTAGTTATCCTTCAGTAATTGCATAAAACTACCTATCATCCGTAGCGGCTCTTTCATGTCGTGTGACGCAACCATCGCAAAACTTTCAAGCTCCCTGTTTTTATCTGATAGTTTATCAAGTGAAATTTCCAGTTCCTTCTGCTTTACCTCGAGCTGACTTTTGAGCCGTTCCTGTTCATCGATGTTTTTTTGCAGACCGTTAAACAGGCGCGGGATCAGAAGAACCGCAAGCGCACTCAAAATTACAAGATTGCTCGAAACAGCAATCCAGCTTTGAAGGTCATAGAATTGGGTAAGAGGGATATCCCAAAGAGTATAGTATATTGCTACAGCAAAAAAGGTACAGATTGAGATGTTCAGTACCAGGGAAATCACACCGTAAACCCGATCGAGTATCAGCACGGTAAATACGACCAATGCAGCGAGAAACATCATACCGGGACCATAGAGGCCAAGATAAACAAGAAGGGCGATTGAAATATTATAGAAAACCCCAATAAATAGTAGCTTACGAATGTAAACAGGCACAGCCGGTACAAATGCGATAATCAAAAGGCTTAAAATACCGATCAAATCCGCTACAACCAGGTACCATAATCCTTCCAGAACAGCCAGATAAATTCCCGGCACAAAACCGAGTATTCCAAGCGGCAGAATATAGAGAACCGTAGCGGCAAACAGATGATTTCTCCAGTAGTACAAACCACTGCCTAAACCCGGTTCTGTACAGTTTCTGATAACAATTTTTTTATATTTTCGCCAGATAATATCTCCCCTTACTATTTAATTTGGCTGAATTATTCTCAACTGTTGTTCCTCTTAGGATCAATGAACGGAATTTTCACATCATATAGGAGAGCTTTACTAAAGAATATTCATCTCTCATGGTGTGAATGAATGGTTTATTTTAGATCGTCATTTGACAAGTTCTCACCTAGAGATACCTTGGGAAGTGAAAAACTAAACACACTACCTTTTCCATCTTCTGATTCTACCCAGATATCGCCTCCATGCTGTTCCACAATTTTTTTACAGATTGCCAGCCCTATCCCGGTTCCGGGATACTCCTCTTTTGGGTGAAGCCGCTGAAAAATATTAAAGATTTTCTGGCTGTACTCTTTATTGATACCAATTCCATTGTCTTCTACACGCATCACCCATTGATTCGGCTGCTCCTCAGCGGTTATGATAATCCGTGGAGGAACGCCTTCTTTTTGATATTTAAGCGCGTTGTTTACCAAATTGGCCAATAAACGTTTTATTGATGGTTCTTCAGCAACTATTTTCGGCAGATCGTTTGCAATTATTTCCCCCTTTTTTTCTTCGATTGTTTGTTTATTCAGCAGTTTTGTTACCTCTACTACTTCATTCAGATCAACAATCCTTTTTTCATTTTCCACCCTGCCGATTCTGGAAAAATCTAAAAGGTCGAGAATTATCTGCCTCATTCGACGAGCACCATCAGATGCAAAATATATGTACTCCTTCGCCTTATCGTCCAGGTTTTCTCCGTACTTTTTATCCAAAAGAGACAGGAAACTGGTAATCATCCGAAGAGGTTCCTGCAGATCGTGTGATGCCACAAACGCAAACTGTTCCAGTTCTGCATTGGAAACTTCCAGGTCTTTTGATTTCTGCTCGAGATCGCGGTTTAGTTTCTTTAGCCTCTCTTCCCACTCTTTTCGGTCTGAAATATCTTTGAAAAATACAGACACTCCATCGGGTGAGGGATACGCACTAACCTCAAACCACTTATCCAGCGTGGGGTAATACTCCTCGAACGTTGCCGAACACTGCTCATTCATGACCCGATGGTACTCATAATAAAAGTCCAGCTCAGTGGCATCCTTGTAGATATCCCACAAGTTTTTTCCAACAACATTTTCTCTTGGCATTTGAAGAACTTTTTCAGCTTCATTATTCCAGTAGGTCACTGTCCATTCCCGGTTTACTGCAAAAAAAGCATCTCCAATACTCTCAAGGAGCCGGTTTCTCTCTTCGTACGCCTGTTGAATAGCATGTTCTGCCTGTTTGCCTTCAATAGCTGACGCCAGGTTGATTGCGATCGTCTGCAGAAAAGAGATCTCTTCTTCGTTCCACACCCTTTCACTTTCGCAATCCTCAAAGGAGATCACCCCGTAAAATACCCCGCCGGTAAATACCGGAATCATCAGAATTGATTTTACATTTTGAGCCTCTATCGCCCCTTTCAACTCTTCATTACTGACATCAGCCACGCGAACAGAGAGTGGGTTATTCTCTGACAGTACCTGCACGAACTGATCGAGCTGACTTAGCGGCAATTCCCGTATTTTTGATTCCACGGTATCACACGGCCACTTTTCGGACGCCCATTCCAATTCCAATTTCGCAAACAAATCGCCCGA
This portion of the Rhodohalobacter sp. SW132 genome encodes:
- a CDS encoding PAS domain S-box protein; protein product: MDQREKRYTFFVIEDSRGDYTLVEEYLNEQFRFPSIVHAATYKEAEEIFEKTEIHNFDCILLDLSLPDKSGEALIESVIQHTGNIPIVVLTGYTDINFSMNSLARGISDYLLKDELSPSLLHKSIIYSIKRSNFSETIKESEKKYRDLFELSPEPMWLIDSNTEQILDVNKAAVKHYGYSKNEFLAMTVEDIYAEPITEAACKSVSGNGVYVKHRKKNGDIITVETDCNQISYKNRDARLILANDVTEKLKDDQHRKLLESVITNTAESVVIIDTSGKTHEAKIVYVNDGFCSMTGYSAEEVLGRTIDFMHGEKTDPGDAGRIREAIIEKRSCEVEVINYRKDGSTLWMQTLMVPVASKAGDYDHMVAIGRDITERKRSENELQESLEEKEILLAEIHHRVKNNLALVSGMLQMQVFDEENEEVINKLNNSMLRVETMASIHQLLYESSSFSRLEFSRIVDKLMKAIHSSFSADKNIEIEIETEPFELNINQAVPCSLIINEVITNTYKHAFKGRDKGWIKSSLHRENEQVMFKIEDDGNGLPEDFDIDQLSSLGTKIITALVKQLGGTFTLEPRKEGGTKFQLEFLVKDDEVAE
- a CDS encoding response regulator, with amino-acid sequence MDPVHILLVEDNEGDIFLIREAFEEARVINTITTVKDGEKAIDYLERKNEYADVTEPDLILLDVNLPRKNGHEVLAHIKNSEDLKHIPVVMLTTSSAEQDIVMSYKNHANCYITKPVEVDDFLNTITKIEKFWIQLVKLPSRR
- a CDS encoding ATP-binding protein translates to MYYWRNHLFAATVLYILPLGILGFVPGIYLAVLEGLWYLVVADLIGILSLLIIAFVPAVPVYIRKLLFIGVFYNISIALLVYLGLYGPGMMFLAALVVFTVLILDRVYGVISLVLNISICTFFAVAIYYTLWDIPLTQFYDLQSWIAVSSNLVILSALAVLLIPRLFNGLQKNIDEQERLKSQLEVKQKELEISLDKLSDKNRELESFAMVASHDMKEPLRMIGSFMQLLKDNYSERLDDKAKKYIHFAVDGANRMSAMIDELLEYSRIGRKYSELDQIDTNQLVLQVIEYLRPVMEEKNAKIEKGDLPKITGVTVAVKMLFQNLLENALKYSGDRSPRITITAEKVKEFVQFEISDNGIGIEEEYQDQIFLMFKRLHSNSEIKGSGMGLAICKKIVDQHGGSIRVFSTPGEGSTFIFTFPEESKKVSPLA